One stretch of Glycine soja cultivar W05 chromosome 7, ASM419377v2, whole genome shotgun sequence DNA includes these proteins:
- the LOC114418931 gene encoding transcription factor MYB3R-3-like, whose protein sequence is MAEVVKSEECCQENKQSTAASCSSVSEGSGSAIHKSPGRCSPASTSPSHRRTTGPIRRAKGGWTAQEDETLRNAVAVFKGKSWKKIAEFFPDRSEVQCLHRWQKVLNPELVKGPWTQEEDDKIVELVSKYGPTKWSLIAKSLPGRIGKQCRERWHNHLNPDIKKDAWTLEEELALMNAHRIHGNKWAEIAKVLHGRTDNAIKNHWNSSLKKKLDFYLATGRLPPIPKNSPQVPVKDTIRRSASKSMLGCSNKELNAAVETSSETTAISKLDDSGRNQFESSGTVREVGDSSSVPANDSADSDCVECKPGSSNINPSCSNSEHVSRANFGTTFGPISENSGLNGNSTFEHCTNNGDRSSTRLIGTSSQENPTCGSLCYEPPQLDGSVPIDSLYLNYTCQQNEYCPSPTMSPTGFFTPPRAKGSELCTETPESILRKAANTFPNTPSILRRRRTGAQTLTSPTKVLKVDNNPHTSNKTERTNDDSGSGHFSGSPASHGYGIGIPNNKAFNASPPYRLRSKRTAIVKSVEKQLEFAFDKEKNDDKRSNVMTEDRLHEKKLVVT, encoded by the exons GAGGACCACCGGCCCTATAAGGCGTGCTAAGGGCGGTTGGACTGCACAAGAA GATGAGACATTAAGGAATGCTGTTGCAGTTTTTAAGGGAAAGAGTTGGAAGAAAATAG CTGAGTTTTTTCCTGATAGATCAGAAGTTCAGTGTCTGCACAGATGGCAAAAAGTTCTTAATCCAGAACTTGTTAAAGGACCTTGGACACAGGAG GAGGATGATAAAATTGTTGAACTGGTGTCAAAATATGGGCCTACAAAATGGTCTTTGATAGCCAAGTCTTTACCTGGTCGAATAGGCAAACAATGTCGAGAGCG GTGGCACAATCATCTTAATCCTGACATAAAGAAGGATGCCTGGACTTTGGAAGAGGAATTGGCCCTGATGAATGCTCATCGTATACATGGGAACAAATGGGCTGAAATAGCTAAGGTCCTTCATGGAAG GACTGATAATGCAATAAAGAATCACTGGAATagttctttgaagaaaaagttggaTTTTTATTTAGCTACAGGAAGACTTCCACCAATTCCTAAGAATAGTCCACAAGTTCCTGTCAAAGATACAATTAGACGTTCTGCTAGTAAATCAATGCTTGGTTGTtcaaataaagaattaaatgcAGCTGTTGAAACATCATCTGAAACTACAGCCATTAGTAAGCTAGATGACAGTGGCAGGAATCAGTTTGAGTCCTCAGGCACAGTTAGAGAAGTTGGTGATTCTTCAAGTGTTCCTGCAAATGACTCTGCCGATTCTGACTGTGTAGAATGCAAGCCTGGATCATCCAACATCAACCCCAGCTGTAGCAACTCAGAACACGTGTCAAGAGCTAATTTTGGAACAACTTTTGGGCCAATATCTGAGAATTCTGGACTCAATGGAAACTCAACTTTTGAGCATTGTACAAACAATGGTGACAGGAGCAGTACCAGGTTAATCGGAACATCTTCACAAGAAAATCCAACCTGTGGTTCTTTGTGTTATGAGCCACCACAGTTAGATGGTTCAGTTCCCATAGATtctctttatttaaattatacttgCCAGCAGAATGAGTACTGTCCGAGTCCAACGATGTCACCTACTGGTTTCTTCACTCCACCTCGTGCGAAGGGTAGTGAATTATGCACTGAGACACCTGAATCGATCTTGAGAAAGGCTGCTAATACTTTTCCAAATACTCCTTCCATATTGAGGAGGAGAAGAACTGGGGCCCAAACACTCACCAGTCCCACTAAAGTTTTGAAAGTAGATAATAATCCACATACTTCTAATAAAACAGAGAGAACCAATGATGATTCTGGTTCTGGGCATTTCTCCGGGAGTCCAGCAAGCCATGGCTATGGGATTGGCATTCCCAACAATAAGGCATTCAATGCATCTCCCCCATACAGGTTAAGATCCAAGCGAACAGCAATTGTCAAGTCAGTGGAGAAACAACTGGAGTTTGCATTTGACAAAGAGAAGAATGACGACAAGAGGAGTAATGTGATGACTGAAGATCGTctgcatgaaaaaaaattggttgtGACATAG
- the LOC114418930 gene encoding E3 ubiquitin-protein ligase PRT6-like translates to MADNMEIDTPSDSQPLKPRDRVVRRLAQFGVPEEQLDQPGLVAFVKDKRALIPELVSVILPTDAEVADAWQAKLSSKKTAVGVIMKKRFNESMAWLQWLIFEGDPGGALRRLSKMSDGQRGVCGSVWGNSDIAYRCRTCEHDPTCAICVPCFENGNHKGHDYFVIYTGGGCCDCGDVTAWKREGFCSMHKGAEQMQPLPEEFANSVAPVLGSLFNSWKVKLTLASESVNEKNHAANELTYAVVDMLLEFCKHSESLLSFVARLLFSSNGLINMLVRAERFLTEVVVKKLHELLLKLLGEPNFKYNFAKDFLTYYPTVINEATKDSSDSPLKKYPLLSTFSVQILTVPTLTPRLVKEINLLTMLLGCFENIFISCSEDGRLQVSMWVGLYETTIRVIEDIRFVMSHVVVPKHVTNDQQDISRTWMRLLSFVQGMNPQKRETGQHIEDENEHVHLPFILGHSIANIHTLLVDGSFSDASKGEMDAEIVWSSCKNDSDDGDNLRHAKVGRRSEESSACNVTSGNSALASRKFREIKADDSSQLPLPRSVTLLIYECLRAIENWLRVENTPGVIPNAQSPNSGAVCDDNFSAFKRTISKFGRGRYTFGRLTSSIEDHGKQCSENNAIDSENTYIRPTFDDNAMEEDFPLESDGPRFLSLPDWPQIVYDVSSQDISVHIPLHRLLSMLLQKAMKRYFCESEGSDVTHVSSANSLLTSYNDFFEQALRGSHPYGFSAYVMEHPLRIRVFCAEVHAGMWRKNGDAALLSCELYRSVRWSEKCLELDLFLLQCCAALAPEDLFVSRLLERFGLSNYLCLNLERSSEYEPVLVQEMLTLIIQIVKERRFSGLTTAECLKRELIYKLSIGDATHSHLVKSLPRDLSKFEQLQDILDTVAVYSNPSGFNQGMFSLRWSFWKELDLYHPRWNSKDLQVAEERYLRFCSVSALTTQLPQWTKIHPPLRGIARVATCKVVLHIIRAVLFYAVFTFKSSESRAPDSVLLPALHLLSLSLDICFQQKESSENTCHDVSHLPIIALSGEIIESSFGEQSLLSLLVLLMEMHRKENVDNFVEAGGCSLYSLIESLLKKFAEIDNRCMTKLQKLAPEVVSHISECVPTRDSSVSSSASDSEKRKAKARERQAAIMEKMRAQQSKFLASIDSTVDDGSQLGHEGDLDTEQDVEESDSKQVVCSLCHDHNSKHPISFLILLQKSRLVSSVDRGPPSWAQLCRSDKDRTPIINTNEMDTLPINCNSVSLGSTSSSHLSQFVQNAAKELASCGKPGEVLTFLQYVKNKFPALSNFQLPDTYYHDKENTPYTFETLEQGMYFSVRDEMHDLLLSSNLLNEDEKVSTVGGNSNFIIDTGSVLLGKYTADLVQEMSEVSSVSENASNETASVESTSQHPAYDGFGPTDCDGVHLSSCGHAVHQGCLDRYLSSLKERSVRRIVFEGGHIVDPDQGEFLCPVCRRLANCVLPTLPGELQKPFKQSTILSTSSINTAPPLAELSELTYSLRLHLGLKLLQSAANAVGKDKFLNAIPLHHIDRTRTNLEKFIWGLSKMYSPCKEEKLSRFSRLNHSMLMWDTLKYSLTSMEIAARCGKTSFTPNFALSALYEELKSSSGFILSLMLKLVQKTRSNNSLHVLQRFRGVQLLAESICSGVSLNYANNDESGRGDMLSILKQIEMDLSNTNISFWSQASDPVLLHDPFSTLMWVLFCLPHPFLSCEESLLSLVHVFYIVAVTQAIILYYEKSKDKPSRESALSDCLITDIYNVMDESGYAQQYFVSNYFDPNVDIKNAIRRFTFPYLRRCALLWKILYSSIPAPFCDEENILDRSWNAPKDIMDWANIEIFEVAKIQELEKMFKIPSLDMVLKDELSRSTVSIWCHHFCKEFDLRRIQQNMHVTPAVPFELMRLPNVYQDLLQRCIKQRCPECKSVLDDPALCLLCGRLCSPSWKSCCRESGCQTHAVTCGAGTGVFLLIKRTTILLQRSARQAPWPSPYLDAFGEEDFEMHRGKPLYLNEERYAALTYMVASHGLDRSSRVLGQTTIGSFFLV, encoded by the exons ATGGCCGATAACATGGAAATCGATACACCCTCCGATTCCCAACCGCTCAAGCCTCGCGATCGAGTCGTTCGG AGGCTTGCCCAGTTTGGTGTTCCTGAGGAACAGCTCGACCAACCTGGTTTAGTTGCTTTTGTTAAGGATAAGAGGGCGTTGATACCTGAGCTGGTGTCTGTGATATTGCCTACTGATGCGGAAGTGGCGGATGCATGGCAAGCTAAATTGTCTTCTAAGAAGACGGCGGTGGGTGTGATCATGAAGAAGAGGTTTAACGAGAGCATGGCGTGGTTGCAGTGGTTGATATTTGAGGGCGACCCAGGTGGCGCACTGAGAAGGCTTTCCAAGATGTCTGATGGGCAGAGGGGTGTCTGTGGGTCTGTTTGGGGCAACAGTGATATTGCTTACAGGTGTAGGACATGTGAGCACGACCCAACGTGCGCAATCTGTGTTCCTTGTTTTGAGAATGGGAATCACAAGGGCCATGATTACTTTGTTATATACACGGGCGGCGGTTGCTGTGATTGTGGAGATGTAACAGCATGGAAGCGTGAGGGGTTCTGCTCGATGCATAAGGGTGCAGAGCAGATGCAACCACTTCCGGAGGAATTCGCAAACTCTGTTGCTCCTGTGCTTGGTTCCCTTTTCAATTCTTGGAAAGTCAAGCTAACATTGGCAAGTGAGTCggttaatgaaaaaaatcatgCAGCAAATGAGCTAACTTATGCCGTGGTTGATATGCTTTTAGAATTTTGCAAGCATAGTGAGAGTTTGCTCAGTTTTGTTGCTAGGTTGTtgttctcttctaatggtttaaTTAACATGCTGGTGAGAGCTGAGAGGTTCTTAACTGAGGTTGTAGTGAAGAAACTCCATGAGCTACTCCTGAAATTGTTAGGAGAACCaaattttaagtataattttGCTAAAGATTTTCTCACTTACTATCCAACTGTCATAAATGAGGCCACAAAAGACAGCAGTGACTCTCCTCTAAAGAAGTACCCACTACTATCCACGTTCTCTGTACAGATACTTACTGTGCCCACTCTTACCCCACGCCTTGTGAAGGAAATCAACCTACTAACCATGCTGTTGGGAtgctttgaaaatattttcatttcttgttcTGAAGATGGACGCTTACAG GTTTCCATGTGGGTAGGTTTATATGAGACAACTATACGTGTTATTGAAGATATTCGGTTTGTTATGAGCCATGTGGTAGTGCCCAAACATGTAACCAATGACCAGCAAGATATCTCAAGAACATGGATGAGACTTCTTTCCTTTGTACAAGGGATGAACCCTCAAAAGAGAGAAACAGGTCAACATATAGAAGATGAAAATGAGCATGTCCATTTGCCTTTTATTTTAGGGCATTCTATTGCCAATATTCACACTCTATTGGTGGATGGGTCATTTTCTGATGCTAGCAAGGGGGAAATGGATGCAGAAATTGTTTGGAGCTCTTGTAAGAATGATTCAGATGATGGAGATAATCTAAGGCATGCAAAGGTAGGACGGAGATCTGAGGAAAGCTCTGCATGTAATGTGACCAGTGGGAATAGTGCCTTAGCTTCTAGAAAGTTTCGTGAGATAAAAGCTGATGACTCTTCTCAGCTGCCTCTTCCACGTTCTGTCACTTTGTTGATATATGAGTGTTTAAGGGCTATTGAGAATTGGTTGAGAGTCGAGAATACCCCTGGTGTAATTCCTAATGCACAATCTCCGAACAGTGGTGCTGTCTGTGATGACAATTTTTCAGCATTTAAGAGAACAATATCTAAGTTTGGAAGGGGTAGATATACATTTGGTAGGCTTACAAGTTCAATTGAAGATCATGGTAAGCAGTGTTCTGAAAATAATGCAATTGATTCAGAAAATACCTATATTCGTCCCACTTTTGATGATAATGCCATGGAAGAAGATTTCCCCTTGGAATCAGATGGTCCACGTTTTTTATCATTGCCTGATTGGCCACAAATAGTCTATGATGTTAGTTCCCAAGATATATCTGTACACATTCCATTACATAGATTGCTTTCCATGCTGTTACAGAAGGCAatgaaaagatatttttgtgaaTCTGAAGGGTCAGATGTGACTCATGTTTCTTCAGCTAATTCATTGCTGACTAGCTACAATGACTTCTTCGAACAAGCTTTACGAGGAAGTCATCCATATGGTTTCTCTGCCTATGTAATGGAGCATCCATTGCGGATTAGGGTCTTTTGTGCTGAAGTCCATGCCGGAATGTGGCGTAAAAATGGAGATGCTGCTTTATTATCTTGTGAATTGTATAGATCAGTACGCTG GTCTGAAAAATGTCTGGAGCTTGATCTATTTCTTCTTCAGTGTTGTGCTGCACTAGCTCCAGAGGATCTATTTGTCAGTAGACTTCTGGAGCGCTTTGGGTTGTCAAACTACTTATGTCTAAATCTTGAACGGTCTAGCGA ATATGAACCTGTTTTGGTCCAGGAAATGCTTACTCTTATTATTCAGATAGTAAAAGAACGACGCTTTAGTGGGCTAACTACTGCTGAATGTTTGAAAAGAGAACTAATTTATAAGTTATCCATTGGTGATGCCACTCATAGTCATTTGGTTAAGTCTCTTCCTCGTGATCTCTCCAAATTTGAACAACTTCAAGACATCTTGGATACAGTTGCTGTTTATTCCAATCCATCTGGATTTAATCAG GGTATGTTTTCTTTGCGATGGTCATTTTGGAAAGAATTGGATTTGTATCATCCACGTTGGAATTCAAAGGATTTACAAGTTGCTGAAGAAAGATACTTGCGCTTCTGCAGTGTCTCTGCACTAACCACCCAATTGCCCCAGTGGACCAAAATTCATCCTCCTCTAAGGGGGATAGCCAGAGTAGCCACTTGCAAAGTTGTTCTACATATTATCCGTGCTGTGCTATTTTATGCTGTTTTCACTTTTAAATCATCTGAATCTCGTGCTCCTGACAGCGTTCTTCTACCTGCTCTACATTTACTGTCATTATCATTAGATATCTGTTTTCAACAGAAAGAATCTAGTGAGAATACATGCCATGATGTGTCACATCTTCCCATAATTGCCCTCTCTGGAGAAATAATTGAGAGTTCTTTTGGTGAACAAAGCTTGTTGTCACTTCTTGTTTTATTGATGGAAATGCACAGGAAGGAAAATGTCGACAACTTTGTGGAAGCAGGTGGTTGTAGTCTATATTCTCTGATTGAAAGCTTACTGAAGAAATTTGCTGAGATTGACAACAGATGCATGACCAAGTTGCAAAAACTTGCCCCTGAAGTAGTCAGCCATATTTCTGAATGTGTTCCAACTAGAGACTCAAGTGTCTCATCGTCGGCTTCTGATAGTGAGAAACGCAAGGCGAAAGCTCGAGAGAGGCAGGCTGCAATAATG GAAAAAATGAGAGCCCAACAGTCTAAATTCTTGGCCAGCATTGATTCCACTGTTGATGATGGTTCACAACTTGGTCATGAAGGTGACTTAGACACTGAGCAAGATGTAGAAGAATCCGATTCTAAACAAGTTGTTTGCTCCCTTTGTCATGACCACAATTCAAAACATCCTATCTCTTTTTTGATTCTTCttcag AAATCTAGGCTCGTGAGTTCCGTTGACAGGGGTCCCCCATCATGGGCCCAACTTTGCCGATCAGATAAAGATCGGACACCTATCATCAACACCAACGAGATGGATACATTGCCTATTAACTGTAATTCAGTTAGTTTGGGATCAACTTCATCTTCCCACTTAAGTCAATTTGTTCAGAATGCTGCAAAAGAATTAGCTTCTTGTGGGAAACCTGGGGAAGTTCTTACTTTTCTGCAATATGTCAAGAATAAGTTCCCAGCTTTGTCAAATTTTCAGCTCCCAGACACATATTATCATGATAAAGAAAATACACCATATACTTTTGAGACTTTAGAACAGGGTATGTACTTCTCCGTGCGTGATGAAATGCATGATCTTCTGCTATCTTCGAATTTGTTGAATGAGGATGAGAAAGTTTCAACTGTGGgagggaattcaaattttataatagacACTGGATCTGTATTGCTTGGGAAATATACAGCCGATCTTGTGCAAGAGATGTCAGAAGTTTCTTCTGTGTCTGAAAATGCTTCTAATGAGACTGCTTCTGTAGAATCAACATCACAGCATCCAGCATATGATGGATTTGGCCCTACAGATTGCGATGGAGTTCATCTTTCTTCCTGTGGGCATGCAGTACATCAAGGATGTCTTGATCGATATTTATCTTCATTAAAGGAAAG ATCTGTCAGAAGAATTGTTTTTGAAGGAGGACATATTGTTGACCCAGATCAG GGAGAGTTTCTCTGCCCAGTGTGCCGCAGACTTGCAAATTGTGTCTTGCCAACTTTACCTGGAGAATTACAGAAGCCTTTCAAGCAGTCTACCATCTTGAGTACTAGTTCAATAAATACTGCACCCCCCTTAGCTGAATTGAGTGAATTGACTTATTCACTTCGTCTCCATCTAGGCTTAAAGCTTCTGCAATCTGCTGCCAATGCAGTTGGGAAGGATAAATTCCTAAATGCTATTCCTTTGCATCACATTGATAGAACTAGAACAAATCTtgaaaagttcatatgggggcTTTCTAAAATGTATTCCCCTTGCAAAGAAGAAAAGCTATCAAGATTTTCCAGACTAAACCACTCAATGCTGATGTGGGACACTCTCAAGTACTCTTTGACATCAATGGAGATTGCTGCACGGTGTGGAAAGACTTCTTTTACACCAAACTTTGCTCTTAGTGCATTGTATGAAGAACTGAAATCTTCAAGTGGCTTTATATTATCCCTGATGCTGAAACTTGTTCAAAAGACACGAAGTAATAATTCTCTTCATGTTCTACAAAGATTTAGAGGTGTTCAACTCTTGGCAGAATCAATTTGTTCTGGGGTTTCCCTGAATTACGCAAATAATGACGAGTCTGGGAGAG GTGATATGTTAAGTATCTTAAAGCAAATTGAAATGGACTTGTCAAACACCAACATTAGCTTTTGGAGTCAGGCTTCAGATCCTGTACTCCTCCATGACCCTTTCTCAACATTGATGTGGGTTCTTTTTTGTCTACCACACCCATTTTTGTCATGTGAAGAATCCTTGTTATCCCTAGTGCATGTTTTCTATATAGTAGCCGTAACCCAG GctataattttgtattatgaGAAATCTAAAGATAAACCATCAAGGGAATCAGCTCTTTCAGATTGCCTGATTACCGACATATATAACGTTATGGATGAGTCTGGATATGCCCAACAGTACTTTGTGTCAAATTATTTTGACCCCAATGTTGATATTAAAAACGCTATTCGGAGGTTTACTTTTCCTTACTTGAGAAGATGTGCGTTGTTGTGGAAGATACTCTATTCTTCTATCCCAGCACCATTCTGTGATGAGGAAAATATATTGGATAGATCATGGAATGCCCCAAAGGACATAATGGACTGGGCCAATATTGAGATATTTGAGGTCGCTAAAATTCAAGAGCTCGAGAAAATGTTCAAAATTCCCTCTCTTGATATGGTTCTCAAGGATGAACTTTCAAGATCTACAGTCTCTATTTGGTGCCATCATTTTTGCAAGGAATTCGACTTGCGCAGAATtcaacaaaatatgcatgtaacACCTGCTGTTCCATTTGAGTTAATGAGATTGCCCAATGTTTATCAGGATCTTTTGCAGAg GTGTATCAAACAGCGCTGCCCTGAATGCAAATCAGTTCTTGATGACCCTGCTTTGTGCCTACTGTGTGGTAGATTGTGCTCTCCAAGTTGGAAATCATGCTGCAG GGAAAGTGGATGCCAAACTCATGCTGTAACCTGTGGAGCTGGTACTGGAGTGTTTCTGTTGATTAAG AGAACAACAATCCTACTACAGAGATCTGCACGTCAGGCCCCCTGGCCCTCTCCTTACTTAGATGCTTTTGGTGAGGAG GATTTTGAAATGCATCGAGGCAAGCCACTTTATCTGAATGAGGAACGCTATGCAGCTTTGACTTATATG GTCGCTTCTCATGGTCTGGACCGGAGTTCCAGGGTCCTTGGTCAGACCACTATTGGTTCCTTCTTCCTGGTTTAG